The following coding sequences are from one Treponema parvum window:
- a CDS encoding ABC transporter substrate-binding protein: protein MNRYSKFILSLAAFLSACSMLFAAGSSESAKGSKTAEVKIWVRQSGPDAGFDAIINAFNEANPDTHVSYEYYGENYPSVVQMAFASGNAPDIVEASAGITVNDLAKAGNIIPLTDVLTPDLVSGLHPNAFSSLSLQYKGEPYSVPVRISGYRFYYNRDIFKKCGLDPDNPPKTLEELKEYAKIITKEGKGDFYGFGLPLGVNQIWERVIDPILIAQNECGRYGYNVDKNKYMFETNKRFFNFYIDLMKDGSLFPGYLTMGIDPLRANFYAGKVGMYIDGNWMVGQFPTQFKGSCNYDIAPLPVFAGEVADKYWAESGLAWCITNGPNKEAAKKFYAFWLSHQELANRFMPVPRTYMAANRPENLPTDKFDIKGIKYGFKTDDLTIPYFEPHYFIVLEGENRNRVFTNLFAEATQGGDISKKLDAAIDDLNKRYSDAFNKALKSGAIDPSWIKK from the coding sequence ATGAACAGATATTCAAAATTTATTCTCAGCCTTGCGGCTTTTCTGTCGGCTTGTTCAATGTTGTTTGCCGCAGGAAGCAGTGAGTCTGCAAAAGGATCCAAAACAGCGGAAGTGAAGATTTGGGTAAGACAAAGCGGCCCTGACGCAGGATTTGATGCGATTATAAACGCATTCAACGAGGCAAATCCCGACACTCACGTAAGTTATGAGTATTACGGTGAGAACTATCCGTCGGTAGTTCAAATGGCTTTTGCCAGCGGCAACGCGCCCGATATAGTAGAAGCCAGCGCCGGCATAACCGTCAATGATCTTGCAAAGGCAGGTAATATTATTCCTCTTACGGATGTTTTGACGCCCGATCTTGTTTCAGGTCTACATCCCAATGCGTTTTCATCTCTTTCTTTGCAATATAAAGGAGAACCTTATTCCGTTCCCGTCAGAATCAGCGGATACAGATTTTATTATAACCGGGACATTTTTAAAAAGTGCGGTCTCGATCCGGACAATCCGCCCAAGACATTGGAAGAGTTAAAGGAATATGCAAAGATAATTACAAAGGAAGGCAAAGGGGATTTTTACGGCTTCGGACTTCCCCTCGGAGTTAATCAGATTTGGGAAAGGGTTATAGACCCAATACTCATTGCTCAAAACGAATGCGGAAGATACGGATACAATGTGGACAAGAACAAATATATGTTCGAAACCAATAAGCGTTTTTTCAACTTCTATATCGATCTTATGAAAGACGGATCTCTTTTCCCCGGATATTTGACTATGGGCATCGATCCGCTCAGAGCAAATTTTTATGCGGGAAAGGTCGGCATGTATATTGACGGAAACTGGATGGTAGGACAATTTCCCACGCAGTTCAAGGGAAGCTGTAACTATGACATAGCGCCGCTCCCTGTCTTTGCAGGCGAAGTCGCCGATAAGTACTGGGCGGAGTCTGGTCTTGCATGGTGCATTACCAACGGGCCTAACAAAGAAGCTGCAAAAAAGTTTTATGCTTTTTGGCTTTCGCACCAGGAACTTGCAAATCGGTTTATGCCGGTACCCAGGACATATATGGCTGCAAACAGACCTGAAAATCTTCCCACGGATAAATTCGATATAAAAGGAATAAAATACGGTTTTAAAACGGACGATCTTACGATTCCTTACTTTGAACCGCACTATTTTATAGTTCTCGAGGGAGAAAACAGAAACAGGGTATTCACGAACCTGTTTGCCGAAGCTACGCAGGGCGGAGATATTTCAAAGAAACTCGATGCCGCTATAGACGATCTGAATAAACGCTATAGCGATGCGTTTAATAAAGCCTTAAAAAGTGGCGCAATAGATCCTTCGTGGATAAAAAAATAA
- a CDS encoding response regulator transcription factor: MYSVILADDEPLVLDGLECIIPWEELGFEIRGKAYDGEELIKLVDKYRPSVVVTDIQMPVYTGLECISKIRNINPKTKILILSGYATFEYAKTALSYGITGYLLKPINSKELTGFLERIKNMIELEEKQSAFRSIALNDMMREYLDGNLPGKTLKDIFSFFEIEKMPSFFVLVVIEPLSVLSEDGDKKRAAASYIENFIERTGAGIFIPYSNSHIVLLIYNKNYLDDDRRAINDLINEIKNFCFVNFSIEIKAFCSNAVPSDEVNEKLRDIVKLCIKNMRTELKKHSVTESMIEDISSYVEKNYCTVTRNFVAEYFNINPSYLSQSFQKYKGMSFIDFVTEVRIKNAKRLLQTTDMKIQVIAEEVGYCSSQHFAKVFKKSTGIMPSAFRDNLFQI; encoded by the coding sequence ATGTACAGCGTAATATTGGCAGACGACGAACCTTTAGTTCTTGACGGGCTCGAATGTATAATTCCTTGGGAAGAACTCGGTTTTGAGATAAGGGGAAAGGCCTATGACGGAGAAGAACTTATAAAGCTTGTCGATAAGTATCGTCCTTCCGTTGTTGTTACCGATATTCAAATGCCCGTATATACGGGACTTGAATGTATCTCTAAGATTCGGAATATCAATCCTAAAACGAAGATATTGATTTTAAGCGGATACGCTACGTTCGAATATGCAAAAACCGCCTTGTCGTACGGCATAACGGGATACCTTCTTAAACCGATCAACAGCAAAGAGTTGACAGGTTTTTTAGAGCGCATAAAAAATATGATCGAGCTTGAAGAAAAGCAAAGCGCCTTTCGTTCCATTGCTCTAAATGACATGATGCGGGAATACTTGGACGGAAATCTTCCGGGAAAAACTTTAAAAGACATATTCAGTTTTTTTGAGATAGAGAAAATGCCGTCGTTCTTTGTCCTTGTCGTCATCGAACCTCTGTCAGTCTTAAGCGAAGACGGCGATAAAAAGAGGGCTGCTGCGTCATATATTGAGAATTTTATAGAAAGAACGGGCGCGGGAATTTTTATTCCGTATTCAAACTCTCACATAGTTTTATTGATTTACAATAAAAATTATCTCGATGATGATCGAAGAGCGATTAACGATCTTATAAATGAAATAAAGAATTTTTGCTTTGTAAATTTTTCCATTGAGATAAAAGCGTTTTGTTCAAACGCGGTGCCGTCGGATGAAGTGAATGAAAAACTCAGAGATATAGTCAAATTATGCATAAAAAACATGCGAACCGAATTAAAAAAGCATAGCGTAACGGAATCGATGATCGAAGACATATCAAGCTATGTGGAAAAAAATTATTGTACCGTTACGAGAAATTTTGTCGCGGAATATTTTAATATAAATCCTTCCTATCTTTCTCAAAGTTTTCAAAAATACAAAGGTATGTCTTTTATCGACTTCGTTACGGAAGTAAGAATTAAAAATGCGAAGCGGCTTTTACAAACGACCGATATGAAAATTCAAGTTATCGCCGAAGAAGTAGGATACTGCAGTTCACAGCACTTTGCGAAGGTGTTTAAAAAATCGACGGGAATAATGCCCAGCGCGTTTAGAGATAATCTGTTTCAAATCTAA